The Cheilinus undulatus linkage group 2, ASM1832078v1, whole genome shotgun sequence genome has a window encoding:
- the urb1 gene encoding nucleolar pre-ribosomal-associated protein 1, with the protein MDRKRRSEDSAESETPKKKEKVPEFNGTVFKAMLKEPTTAMKGLGKFICTAKKLPCPDLYDVVEGYIKISMECAEIFKLLDRENSKENEMMLIFESLEMILLRTASDLSHFSMVGNAIVKKIASNYMKLLQGSLHSENPRFVRQCLSLLSALVSQGPEAAREVLSQIHINRGLSGLAKRRDKKGKPDVRMGFIQFVLSFLVSGDNATVVQVLEIKELLPVILSTGVKEDRMSIVNLILSTLKSRVVLNKAITKTQKVRFFTPVVLANIASLYKWNGIVDVTTNENNMAADSEHAGISVIRELVHSFLLDLCCSRKHGISFHDASFGTAGRVGNIVLLQFLVGLKRATEDDLVAELVANVFKGSPDILARYFQETQYSYTPRPKSAWQDSVKLLKKIYEAQPEIATVFQTREVIPIPRLLSMIMVISVPPVCNKTFFIQGLSLANTPVQLTTLSVVKFILKRANKNIEYLLDKSEGHSSDVYTPDMMEELVQQYRETLGKILPDLLGIVSKWQSISKKEKTEGGDKTTKIKGGAEQKEDKDEVPVAETAEVILQKAVILQVICLYQKVVPHLVSQCKFDFSKLLKGFVSDKGIREEVPPVLQFQILQLALDLPASKFSWFRLQDVPDAESSSGEKSVLYLLLKMFASSSSSHLKNSTRMLLMKVLKDSGVFEYTYTELELWIDQLTRVEQQQQETVIQFLERVFVKLVCHSHTYTDKVASLVQEAAYVQANLSSQEGDAVSIPVSHIDDVLDMLDVIMEGNEGEMEQFGPDLSEDLIIQTFPFSAVVPAALETRNKLTSDKGVVCEYLSAVLSDVLHCQREPLPFCLALQQYDKELITLEPSSPPHHSIIHLHQYYSKWLPQQCQEDLFKPFESHRPGLLTPTSFTELMKAAYSQGLSPLLEDAFMKNVEETLASMLLAEFPVAIKQILLYIKTTVENLGTLSKDTGVTLLKTLMGILQDLVSKLQGFQETKNSETAGEDFQEESNLFLEFDQSSMMEANKEQVLLSALSSIFKHPCLEQWFLALELAALPSHTLNPVRLKHLCAQLNDDILTLLKTSTPALCDLGHLDLVGTYMEAIEKAVLKELMEKGSDAVKKQSRPFQALVSLHSYMDSCKLREVVSKLLLLPQERLISSSSEGTQAKLSFYGNVAVQILTESKANSSQDGSLFLSQAHLQGLGTLLLSCSSPVLKDFLMQTLLDEPGCAKLIHTDVLLHSLQKPCPDNLAISSLLLQNSSTHCLCFEVWCQEPASMEKLSDQTETFLPLINTYLKVAGREDPTRDSDMQKEVLATLKQALLPKLSQWVLGVLTEDSGVQITEALTSLIKQSANFKDIRDFIKNLPTALQKVQSFERWQLVDVITEKLSDSLEEKETWRKSVTSAAIKCLSAAYSHSKDQTSSLSDKEHSILERLQRLLTSAEDITASEWNSFIKNGLKYRYRDPHFLNTVRSLLEMMYSGSEVQKDLIPLSTLHMMTSSHSLFLPTMLDPDGEQNMCQTKEALVSLLLCLVKNCPTVCNINHFVVLLGAYGVTLSTTDQKLLLLLQEYEKNNVSLMKFQSFLWGPAAVEHHKTRKSLGASLWKQASSDDLLALLKPDRMLQTIAHFPQQRRIILQDEKELLFSNSTIKDLGALYDPCFLLPLFSTILQPECVIDCLRFVSSHALGVTVMSLSSYDPKLRAAAYHVLSCFYQHLEGARFREKNQLLYLMDTVKNGIRQQNQRLPFVLTSYITKVAQQMLKPEDHMYVVVNRFLLSHQSLDFRRVPEFFKLFYGFDLEHKKEREWILSVLEEGISDGHCYELCDQQGIFQTLLGFSSTPLCDEHTQVQIIRVLCQAARGTKAAYNLTKSCGLLTWMIQMVEKRNLHQQLLGAIIDLLHVLWFTNLGQKEKQVDGAETSSSSEEKPQRSAKCLPLQLINEFLCVALTVSRHLRLHVKVAQLSLFLQTLCSILKHRRTALSVNKQADRLTLHQRLLSCTEALTLLLCWASLSHNKALLTQIQALSEKHKVKELLGIGKDKAHGKGSVSKTRTQQENLTEDAETEKQEDNLLTECKSYLSSIFVHWEPVFPSSEPQPAESRDKLGLDGDTAHLLTKWSLRCLVEDVYDENRTKEFLRWVEKVVVKHKEVVDAVLRDPGLKADLLRLYHKAFEAQCFSSISTRMETFQLFTNIMVHFLENQGHLSELHQVVVSACLTEAKHDQRRRESGLCLLSLYIHELWSGASSADLFLTHVSLVTKAKCKKREASKSSVPLTAIRAICEDIAMKS; encoded by the exons ATGGATAGAAAACGTCGCAGTGAAGATTCGGCGGAGTCTGAAACtccaaagaagaaagaaaaagttccGGAGTTCAACGGGACTGTGTTTAAAGCCATGTTAAAGGAGCCGACTACCGCTATGAAGG GGCTGGGGAAGTTCATATGCACCGCTAAGAAGCTGCCCTGCCCTGACCTGTACGATGTGGTTGAAGGTTATATTAAAATCTCAATGGAGTGTGCCGAAATATTCAAACTGCTAGACAGGGAAAACTCCAAAGAGAATGAG ATGATGCTGATTTTTGAGAGTCTGGAGATGATTCTTCTGAGGACAGCCAGTGACCTGTCCCACTTCAGCATGGTTGGTAACGCTATTGTCAAAAAGATTGCCTCCAACTATATGAAACTTCTGCAGGGATCTTTACATTCAGAAAACCCCAG GTTTGTCAGACAGTGCCTCAGCCTCCTCTCCGCCTTGGTGTCTCAGGGTCCTGAAGCTGCCAGAGAGGTCCTGAGTCAGATTCACATCAACCGAGGGCTATCTGGACTGGCAAAAAGAAGGGATAAGAAA GGAAAGCCAGATGTCCGCATGGGGTTTATCCAATTTGTGCTGTCCTTTTTGGTGTCCGGGGATAATGCAACAGTTGTGCAGGTGTTGGAAATCAAAG aGCTGCTGCCGGTAATCCTGAGTACAGGTGTGAAGGAGGACAGGATGTCTATTGTCAATCTCATTTTGTCCACACTGAAGAGTAGA GTTGTCCTAAACAAAGCCATAACTAAAACGCAGAAAGTGCGATTTTTCACACCTGTGGTTTTGGCCAACATAGCATCTCTGTATAAGTGGAATGGAATTGTGGATGTTACCACTAATGAAAACAAT ATGGCAGCAGACTCTGAGCATGCTGGGATATCTGTCATAAGGGAGCTTGTTCACAGTTTCCTTCTTGACCTGTGCTGCTCCCGTAAGCATGGGATCAGCTTTCATGATGCAAGCTTTGGGACAGCTGGCAG GGTTGGAAACATTGTCTTGCTTCAGTTCTTGGTGGGGCTGAAACGGGCCACAGAGGACGATTTGGTGGCAGAGCTGGTGGCGAATGTGTTTAAAGGGAGTCCTGACATTCTGGCCAGGTACTTTCAGGAAACTCAGTATTCATACACACCCCGTCCCAAGAGTGCTTGGCAGGACAGTGTGAAGCTACTGAAAAAG ATCTACGAGGCCCAGCCAGAGATTGCCACAGTCTTTCAAACTCGTGAGGTCATCCCCATCCCTCGCCTTCTCTCCATGATCATGGTGATATCTGTACCTCCAGTCTGTAATAAGACCTTCTTCATACAGGGCCTCAGT CTTGCCAATACACCAGTGCAGCTCACAACTCTGTCTGTAGTGAAGTTCATCCTGAAAAGAGCCAATAAAAATATAGAGTACCTCCTGGACAAGTCAGAGGGGCACAGCTCAGATGTTTACACTCCTGACATGATGGAGGAGTTGGTGCAGCAGTACAGGGAGACACTCGGCAAG ATTTTGCCTGATCTGCTGGGCATAGTCTCAAAGTGGCAGTCAATAAGCAAGAAGGAAAAGACGGAGGGTGGagataaaactacaaaaattaAAGGCGGTGCTGAACAGAAAGAGGATAAAGATGAAGTACCAG TTGCTGAGACAGCTGAGGTGATCCTGCAGAAGGCTGTGATTCTTCAGGTCATATGTCTTTACCAGAAAGTCGTGCCTCATCTGGTCAGCCAGTGCAAGTTTGACTTCAGCAAACTCTTGAAAG GGTTTGTGTCAGACAAAGGAATAAGGGAAGAAGTTCCCCCAGTTTTGCAGTTTCAGATTCTGCAGTTAGCATTAGATCTGCCTGCTAGCAAGTTCTCCTGGTTTCGCCTACAG GATGTTCCAGATGCAGAATCATCATCTGGAGAGAAATCAGTACTTTACCTGCTTCTAAAGAtgtttgccagcagcagcagcagccatctGAAAAACTCAACGAGAATGCTGCTTATGAAA GTGCTAAAGGACAGTGGGGTGTTTGAGTACACCTACACTGAGCTTGAGCTCTGGATCGACCAGCTCACCAGAGTagagcaacaacaacaagagaCTGTGATCCAGTTCCTAGAGAGG GTGTTTGTGAAACTGGTGTGCCATTCTCACACATACACTGACAAGGTTGCCAGTCTGGTGCAGGAGGCAGCTTATGTTCAGGCTAACCTGAGCAGCCAGGAGGGTGATGCTGTCAGTATCCCAGTATCACACATTGACG ATGTGCTAGATATGCTGGATGTCATAATGGAGGGCAATGAAGGCGAGATGGAGCAATTTGGACCAGACTTAAGTGAAGACCTCATTATCCAAACCTTCCCCTTCAGTGCAGTTGTGCCTGCAGCTCTGGAAACTCGGAACAAATTGACTTCAGACAAAG GGGTGGTATGTGAGTACTTGTCTGCTGTGCTCTCAGATGTCCTCCACTGTCAGAGGGAGCCGCTCCCTTTCTGTCTGGCTCTGCAGCAGTACGATAAAGAGCTAATTACATTAGAaccctcttctcctcctcatcACTCCATCATACATCTTCATCAGTATTACTCTAAATGGCTTCCGCAGCAGTGCCAGGAGGATCTG TTCAAGCCCTTTGAAAGCCATCGACCAGGACTATTGACCCCCACTTCATTCACTGAGCTCATGAAAGCTGCATATAGCCAAGGACTGAGCCCTTTGCTTGAGGACGCCTTCATGAAAAATGTGGAAGAAACTCTGGCTTCCATGCTGTTGGCGGAGTTTCCTGTAGCAATCAAGCAGATCTTACTCTACATTAAAACAACAGTGGAAAACCTTGGCACA CTTTCCAAAGACACAGGAGTCACCCTTCTGAAGACCTTAATGGGAATACTCCAGGACTTGGTATCCAAGCTACAAGGCTTCCAGGAGAccaaaaacagtgaaacagcAGGCGAGGACTTTCAAGAAGAATCAAATCTCTTCTTGGAGTTTGATCAGTCATCCATGATGGAGGCCAATAAAGAGCAG GTTCTTCTGTCTGCACTGAGCTCCATCTTCAAGCATCCATGTTTGGAGCAGTGGTTTCTGGCTCTGGAGCTGGCTGCTCTGCCTTCTCACACTCTGAACCCTGTCAGACTAAAACATCTTTGTGCACAGCTGAATGATGACATTTTGACTTTGCTGAAGACCAGCACCCCAGCGCTGTGTGATCTGGGCCACTTGGATCTTGTTGGTACCTACATGGAGGCAATAGAAAAAGCTGTGCTCAAGGAGCTCATGGAGAAGGGATCAGATGCTGTGAAGAAACAGTCAAGACCTTTCCAGGCCCTTGTGTCTCTGCACAGCTACATGGACTCCTGTAAACTAAGGGAAGTGGTTTCCAAGCTGCTTCTCCTCCCCCAGGAAAGGCTGATCTCCTCCAGCAGTGAGGGCACACAAGCTAAACTTAGCTTCTATGGTAATGTAGCCGTGCAGATCCTTACAGAGTCCAAAGCTAACTCTTCTCAAGACGGAAGCCTCTTTCTGTCTCAGGCACATCTTCAGGGGTTGGGAACACTGCTACTGTCTTGCTCCAGTCCTGTCCTGAAGGATTTTCTGATGCAGACTCTGTTAGATGAACCAGGTTGTGCTAAGCTCATCCACACAGACGTGCTGTTGCATAGTCTTCAGAAGCCTTGTCCAGACAATTTGGCCATCAgctctttgctgctgcagaacAGCTCCACACACTGCCTCTGCTTTGAGGTTTGGTGCCAAGAACCAGCAAGCATGGAGAAGCTCTCTGACCAGACAGAAACATTCCTCCCACTAATCAATACCTATCTGAAGGTTGCAGGTCGAGAAGATCCCACCAGGGACAGTGACA TGCAAAAAGAGGTTTTGGCAACCCTAAAGCAAGCACTACTCCCAAAATTATCCCAATGGGTTTTGGGAGTGCTGACAGAGGACTCTGGAGTCCAGATAACAGAAGCACTCACCAGTTTGATCAAACAATCTGCAAACTTCAAAGACATCAGAGACTTCATCAAAAATCTGCCCACTGCTCTTCAGAAAGTGCAAAGTTTTGAAAG ATGGCAACTGGTGGATGTCATCACTGAGAAACTGTCTGATAGCctagaagaaaaagaaacatggaggaagTCTGTCACCAGTGCAGCCATCAAGTGTCTCAGCGCAGCTTACAGTCACTCTAAAGATCAAACTTCTTCTCTGTCAGATAAAGAGCACAGCATCCTTGAAAGACTACAGAGACTCCTA ACTTCTGCTGAAGATATCACTGCATCTGAATGGAACAGCTTTATCAAGAATGGACTTAA ATATCGCTACAGAGATCCCCACTTTCTGAACACAGTTAGAAGCCTATTAGAAATGATGTACAGTGGCAGTGAGGTCCAGAAGGATCTGATACCATTATCCACCCTTCACATGATGACCAGCAGCCACTCCCTGTTTCTGCCCACCATGTTGGACCCTGATGGAGAGCAAAACATGTGTCAGACTAAAG AAGCACTAGTGTCTCTACTTCTGTGTTTGGTGAAAAATTGCCCAACAGTCTGTAACATCAACCACTTCGTGGTACTTCTTGGGGCATATGGAGTGACACTGAGTACCACAG aTCAGAAGCTCTTACTGCTTCTTcaagaatatgaaaaaaacaacgTCAGTCTGATGAAGTTTCA GTCCTTCTTGTGGGGCCCAGCGGCTGTCGAGCACCACAAGACCAGGAAAAGCCTGGGGGCTTCCCTGTGGAAGCAAGCGAGCTCAGACGACCTTTTGGCCCTGCTGAAACCTGACAGGATGCTCCAGACTATTGCACACTTTCCCCAACAACGCAGGATCATTCTGCAG gatGAAAAGGAGCTGCTGTTCTCAAACAGCACAATAAAGGACCTTGGGGCTTTGTATGATCCCTGTTTTCTTTTACCTCTATTCAGCACCATCTTACAGCCAG AGTGTGTGATTGACTGCCTGAGGTTTGTATCCAGCCATGCCCTAGGAGTGACTGTAATGTCTCTCAGTAGCTACGACCCAAAACTTAGAGCAGCTGCATATCATGTGCTTAGCTGTTTTTACCAACATCTGGAGGGGGCTCGCTTTAGAGAGAAGAACCAG tTGCTGTACTTGATGGATACGGTGAAGAATGGGATTCGACAGCAGAATCAAAGACTGCCATTTGTCTTGACCTCTTACATCACCAAAGTGGCTCAGCAGATGCTCAAACCTG agGACCACATGTATGTGGTGGTAAACAGGTTCCTGCTGTCCCATCAGAGTCTGGACTTCAGGAGAGTCCCTGAGTTCTTCAAGCTCTTCTATGGCTTTGACCTGGAG cacaAAAAGGAACGAGAGTGGATCTTGAGTGTGCTGGAGGAAGGGATAAGTGATGGGCACTGCTATGAACTTTGTGACCAACAAGGCATCTTTCAGACCCTTCTAGGCTTCAGCAGCACCCCGCTGTGTGATGAACACACCCAG GTACAGATTATCAGAGTGTTGTGCCAGGCAGCCCGTGGGACCAAAGCAGCTTATAACCTCACCAAGAGTTGTGGCCTCCTGACATGGATGATACAGATGGTTGAGAAAAG AAATCTACACCAGCAGCTGTTAGGCGCCATCATAGATCTGCTCCATGTGCTCTGGTTTACTAACCTTGGGCAGAAAGAGAAGCAGGTAGATGGAGCAGAGACTTCTTCATCTTCAGAGGAGAAACCTCAGCGCTCAGCAAAGTGTCTCCCACTTCAACTCATCAATGAATTCCTATGTGTGGCATTAACTGTCAGCAGACACCTCAG GTTACATGTGAAAGTGGCTCAGCTGAGCCTGTTTCTGCAGACTCTGTGCTCTATACTAAAGCATCGCAGGACAGCCCTCAGTGTAAACAAACAGGCTGACCGACTCACACTACACCAACGGCTTCTATCCTGTACTGAAGCACTCACTTTGCTTCTCTGCTGGGCCTCCCTGTCCCACAACAAAGCCCTCCTAACCCAAATCCAAGCCTTGTCTGAGAAGCACAAAGTGAAGGAGTTGCTGg GGATCGGGAAGGATAAAGCCCATGGTAAAGGCTCCGTTTCCAAGACCCGCACTCAACAGGAGAATCTGACTGAGGATGCTGAGACTGAAAAACAAGAAGATAATCTCCTGACAGAGTGTAAATCTTACCTCAGCAGTATTTTTGTTCACTGGGAACCTGTGTTTCCCTCTTCTGAACCCCAGCCAGCTGAGTCAAGAGACAAACTGGGTTTGGACGGTGATACTGCACACCTGCTCACCAAGTGGTCCCTGAGGTGCTTGGTGGAGGACGTGTatgatgaaaacagaacaaaagaaTTCCTGCGCTGGGTTGAAAAGGTTGTGGTGAAGCATAAGGAAGTCGTTGATGCTGTGTTAAGGGATCCTGGTTTGAAAGCAGACCTTCTTCGACTTTACCATAAAGCCTTTGAAGCTCAGTGTTTCTCCAGCATTTCAACAAGAATGGAAACCTTCCAGCTTTTTACAAACATTATGGTGCACTTTCTGGAGAACCAAGGCCACCTTTCAGAGCTGCACCAGGTAGTCGTCTCTGCATGCCTGACAGAGGCCAAACATGATCAGCGTAGACGTG AATCCGGCCTGTGCCTGTTGTCCTTGTACATCCATGAGTTGTGGAGTGGAGCCTCATCAGCTGACCTCTTCCTGACGCATGTCAGTTTGGTGACCAAAGCCAAGTGCAAGAAACGGGAAGCATCCAAATCATCAGTTCCTCTAACAGCCATCAGGGCCATCTGTGAAGACATTGCCATGAAGAGTTAG